The DNA window AGGCCGTGGCCGACCTTCTCAAAATCGATCTCCGTCACACCGGCATAGGAACTGAACGCTGACATTGTTATTTTTAAGGGCTTCATCGTCTCACTCCTCTCGTTCGGCCAAGCGGCGGCCTCATTCTATCTCCTCCAGCACGCCGCGCAGAATCGTTTCCTGCTCCCCGGTCATGGGGCAGTGCCGGATTGCCTCATAAAACCTGCAAAATGCTTCAAAGGGATCCGGAATTTTTATTTCTTCCCCATCCTCCATCAGCTTTTTCCTGGTTCTCTCGTTATCAATCCTTATTTCCAGAATCCGGTCATATGCCTCCTGAAGCTGATCCTTCATATCGTATGCTTCCGTCTCGTCGGTCAGGGTGATGCTGACAAAGTCTCCCCTTCTCTCCCCGTCGGACGCGGCCAGGACGTCCTCCAGGGGGCCCCTGATCCTGCGGACATCGGGACGGCATATCAGAGGCAGGCTCTCCGTCTTCAGAGTGCCCTTCTCCTCCAGCGTGACCATCATGACCGCCTTGTGATGATGCTCCTCGCTGACCGAATATTTGTAAGGAGTGCCGCTGTAGCGGAACCTCTCCTCCCCCACCTTCTGAGGCCCATGCAGATGTCCCAGGGCCGCATAGTCGAATGCGGACAGTGCGGATACATCGATCTGATCAAGGCCGCCCGACGTCAATATCACGGACTCAGAATCGCACACCGACGGTTCACCGGTCCCCGATACAAAAAACTGGTGCGCCAGAAGCACATTTCTTTCCTCTTTGCTGATCTCCTCGCGCTCCAGCACGGCCCGGAATGCGCTGTCGTAGCCCGTCACCTTTCCCTCCTCAAACAGATGGCGCACATAGCCCGGTTTGATAAAGGGAAACAGATAAAAGTTTACCTTTCCCCACTCATCCTCCAGCGTAATCTTTTTAAGCCTGTCCTCCGGCGAAGACGGCGGCAGGGCGGAGATATGGATCTGATGACGCCCTAAAAAAGAAGAGGCGTAGGAAAGCCTCTCCGGTGAATCATGATTGCCGGCTATAATCAGGACCGGCATAGACGGCCGGACGGCGGACAGACAGTTTAAAAATAAATCAAATACCGTATACGCCTCGGCCGAAGGAACCGATTTATCGTAAATATCCCCGCAGATGAGGACGGCATCCGGCCTTTGGTCTGCCGCGTATTCAACAATCTGCGCCAGTGCGCTCTCCTGGCTGTCCTTTAAGCCGTATCCGTTCATCTGCCTGCCGATATGCAAATCCGATATATGAAAAAATTTCAAACTTATGCCTCCTTAGCCGTTCAGCCGCTGTTTTCTGTTAACATCAGTCCGGTCTTCCCCGTTTCGTTCTGCCGTACGTTCTCCCGTCCCGATGTTAATTGTTTTCCTCTGTTGTCGTTTCTTCTGTCACCGCTTCCCCTGTCCCGCTGCTCAGGGAATCCCCGCTCATACTGCCTGACGTCTCCGGAATCTGTCTGCCGGAGGGCAGAACCTCCAGTTGAATCACGCAGTCCGTCTCATTATCTCCGTAAAAGACAGGGATCCTGTATATTCCCGGCGTATTGAAATCGCACTCACTTAAATCATAACTGAATTTAGCCGGATTCAGTTTGCCGTCGGGAAAAAACTTGGCGGCATTCAGAGCCGGTACATCTCCGGCCGTCGTCTTGGCATAGAGCGTAATCTCCGAATTCCTGTCATAAAGCGCGGCCTCCGCCCCGGTTCTCGTTTTAAAAATCATAATCAGCATGCCGGCCAGCACGATACCTCCGAACATACTGATCTGGAACCATCTTCTTCCCCCTTTTAAGTTCCCTTTCATGCCTCCTGTCCTCTTTCTCATACCTGTCCCTTCTTCCAAATTCCATCCAAATTCCTTTGCTTTCAATAAACGGCATATTCATCTTCGCCCGGGCGCGCATCCTGCCCGGAGGGCTTTCACCATCCCAGGAGATTTTCCCATGCTATTTAAAACAGGCCGCTGTACGTTACTGTGCAGCGGCCCGTCCGGCAGAAAGCTTCTATTCCCCGCTTTCCGATCTCAATCGTAAATAATCAACGCCATGAATACCAGATCCGTATCCCCCTTATTTGCCATGCCGTGGCTGTATCCGTTGGGGGTAAAAGTCCGATCTCCGGGTACCACTGTGCGGATTGTACCATTGTCATTGTACTCTCCCTCACCCCTGATAATGTAATAGGTCTCGCTGTTGCCAACATGTTCATGATATCCGAGGGAACATCCTGGTGCAATCGTCACTTCCGAAAACATCTTGCCCTTGCCGTTCATCTCTTCTTCGTTCAGGATATATTTTACCGAGATCTCTCCGTCCCCGCCGTTGGCATTCTTTTTGATTACCGTTTCCATCACTGTCTGCCTCCTCTTATAACTTTCCTTCTTATACTGTTTATTATACTTGTTCTTTCCAATCTTTTCAATCACAAACGCCGTCCGGTTTACTCGTTTGTCAGCTTAAGTTTGTCCAGCACATGGAAAATCAGGCTCAGGATCATTCCGACCACACAGGCCAGGACCATTCCCGTCATCTGGATATTTCCGATGCTTAATTTGATACCCGAAAGACCGGTTACAAAGATGACCGACGTGAGGGCCAGATTCCTTGAATTGCCATAGTCAACCCTTGAATCCACCAGAATGCGGAGTCCGGACGTACCAATCATACCGTAGAGCAGGAAAGAAATTCCTCCGATGACCGGTCCCGGAATCGTGCTGATTAACATGGATAATTTACCGATAAAGGAACAAACGATGGAAAGCACGGCCGCACCGGCAATAACGCGGACACTATAGACCCTCGTCACGGCCATGACCCCGATATTCTCTCCATATGTGGTCGTCGGTACAGAGCCGATAAAACCGGACAGCATCGTGGAAAAATTATCTCCGAATAAGGAACGGTGAAGTCCCGGATCCTTTAAAAGGTCACGTCCCACAATCTTGCTGGTCACGACCTGATGGCCGATATGCTCCGACGTGATAACAAGGATGACCGGCAGAATAATCATAATCGCCTCCGGGTTAAATTTCGGGGAGGAGAAGTTGGGGATTGCAAAAACAGGGGCATTGGCCACCGGGGCAAAATCCACCAGTCCACAGGCAATGGCCGCCACATATCCCATAATGACTGCAATTAAGATTGGGATGACGGACAAAAATCCCCTGAACAAGATGGAGCCGAACACGGCAACTCCCAGTGTTACGAGGAAAACAATCATCTTTTTCGGGTCTATCACTTCATCCAGAAGTCCCGCGTTGTTTGCCGCCGTTCCGGACAGTTCCAGGCCAATCAGAGCCACAACCGGACCCATGGCCGCAGGAGGCAGCACGATGTCAATCCACTCCGAACCGAATTTGTAAATAATAAATGCAAGAATACAGCCGCAGAATCCGACCGCAACGAAACCGCCGAGCGCGTAGGCATAGCCGAACTTCTCAATGACAATCCCGGCAGGAGCCAGAAATGCAAAGCTGGAACCCAGATAAGCGGGCGCTTTTCCTTTCGTCACCAGGATAAACAGCAGGGTTCCCACACCATTCATGAATAAAACGATAGCCGGATTGATACCGAACAAAAACGGAACCAGCACCGATGCGCCGAACATGGCGAACATGTGCTGGATGCTGAGGGGCACCAGCAGGTTAAACGGCACTTTCTCCTCAACCTGAATAATACGATGACTTTCCATTTTTACCTCCCATATTCTTTTGTAAGATTTAGTGCAGGAAAATAGCGCAGGAAGAAACCTGTAGCACGATACTTCGGCCACTGCATCCTCCTGCGCTTATTCTGCAAGTTTCTTCTACATATTATGCCATAGACGGTCATATTCGTAAAGATTTTTTTAGAAATGGATTTCGTATTATTTACGGCCGGTCAGTGATTTGATATACCGGTATCCTTCTTCCGCCGCATTCTTCGGAGGTTGGGGACGGTACTTCTATCCAGTTATCATTTTTTCATTTTCAGTTCCGAGTACGGTATCGTTACTTCCGGGAATCCTTCCGCATACGATGCGATTTCATACGGTGCATAATAGAAAACCACACCCTCCGGAGTGATATAAAAGGCCGAATCAAAGCTTACGTCGTCCGCGATTGTGTGCTCCAGATCTTCCGGGGATTCAAAGGCAAAGTTTGTCTTCTCCGCCAGCTCCCTGAATGCCCTGCCCACAATGCTCTGAAGCTCCTCCACCGAATTATCGACAAGATCATTCAGCTTCATCCGCTCTCCCGTCTTACGGTTAAAGACAAAATAATCTTTGAAAGGCATATCGTGGGCTCCGCCCGAATATTCATAGCCGTCCGCCTCCACGCAGACCAGGTTATCATCGAGATAATTGATCGCCGCAATCTCATAAATAAGCGTCGACAAATGGAAATCGTCCCTGTAGCTCAGGGATTCATCCATATAAGACGCCATCTCGTCACTGTATGACAGCAGGGCGGCGCGGCGCTCCTCCATCGTGCGGTTCATCGCCTTTACCGCGTCACTGTCACCGTCAAAAACCATTGTCTCAATATAAATCTCCATCGCCGTTGTCCCACTGCCGGAGAACGGGATTTCTTTCTTCTCCGCCTCTACGTGCCCCAGTTCACGGATAGATGACTGATAGAGGGCCGGCTCCAGAAGTTTCTTCTCTTCCCCTGTGCCAAGGTCCGTCTTTCCAATATAAACTCCGTAGTCCTTGAGCTCCTGACAGTAGATGGAATCCTCCGAGACAAAAAAGTTACCGTCATAATCGTACATATTGAGCGTTCCAGGTTCCGTATTGATGGAAGCGGCTTTTGTAACCTCACCTGTTTCTGCATTCACCTTATAAAACCGAGTTCCCTCGCTGACGGTCTGGTAAACCTTGCTGGTCAGATAATAGAGGTAACCATCCCTGTATTGAATCAGCTGGGGATTGTCAGATGATGCAAAGAGGAGCGTCTTTTCAAGAGTTTTTGCATCATACCGGTAGCACTGGGTGTTTCCGCTGCCATCCTGGAACAGTACAAAAAATCCGTCTTTGTCAAACAGAACCGAGGAGGTGTTGGTCACCTCGGGCACCTCCTTCGCCCCGCTTCCATCGGCCCCGGCAATGACCAGACAGCTGTCATTCTGCACCGGCATATATCCATAGTGTTCCACCATAAAGGGCAGCATACCGCTGTAAAGCTCATGGCATCCTTCCGGGATGCGGCCGTACACGGTCTGATTAGAATCCAGCTCTTCTCCGAGGCTGCCGTCCTCTTTCAGTGCAAATGCCTGATTCATATTATATCCCCGGATATAGAGGACGTCCTCCGATGCGTAGATTCCGGAGGCCTGGTTCACCGGATCCATCAGATGCGTCTCCTCTCCGGTCTCCAGATCCTTTTTATAGAGGCCGTATACAAAGGCTCCGCCCTCTTCATCTGCCGAACTCACATCGTAATACAGATTCCCCCGGTAAACCCAGAAGGATTCGTTCGTCTCGCCCTCCTCAAATGTCTTTACCTGAGTCAGCTTGTCCGTCGCCTTGTCAAGGCTCCAGATAGAACCGTCATACTTAAAGAAAAGATGACGGCCGGATTCCACCATCGTCTCCGTGCTTCCCGTGGCCGTCAGGGTATCCTTCCTGATATCCACATCCTGAACCGCCCCGGTCCCCGGCACAGTCTCCGTCTCTGCCGTTGCAGCCGTCATATCCACTTCCACCTGCCGTTTGCAGCCGGTTACGGCAATCGGCATCAGCGCCGCCAGAGCCGTCACCGCGGCTGCGGCCGTATAATTTTTAATTTTTCTTTTTATCTTTATTCTTCTCACGTTAATCTCCTTACTGGTTCAATTACTTCTGATATTCTCCTGCTGCCATCCATTCTCTTCCAAATTCATGTTTGAATTTTCTTTTACGTCGCTTACAATAAGTGTAACTTTTTTTCATCAGCTTGTCAAAGAATGGGATGAATATTAATAGAACAGTAAGGATTTTAGTTGCTATTCACAGGTAATGTTCCGCGAGGCGTTTTCACGCGTAACTTGCGTGAAAATCTATCCGCCGAGTGCGCATTCTGCCCGGAAGGCTTTTGAATATCACAGGATCACTTTCCTGTGGTATAGAGAGACAGCCGGCTTGCAGCCGGGGCGGGAACCCTGACTGCAAATCGGCTGTCTCTCTTTATTCCATCACTTTCGTGATATTTATCTTTACTGTCCTATCTAATTCCAGAAATCCGTCTTATCTTCAAGCTGAATATCAGCAGCCTTAAATACAGGATTCTTTCCTGCTTTTTTCTGCTGGATATAGTCGTTCATGCAGCGAACGGCCGGTTTAGCGAGAAGGATGATGACCGGAAGGTTGATGATTGCCATCAGGCCCATCAGAACGTCCGCCGTATCCCAGGCAACGCCGAATTCGATCGTCGCGCCGAAGCATACAATCACTGCAGCCAGAATACGGAATCCGTGGAGCAGGTTCTTACTCGGTGTCTTATTGCAGATGAAGCCAAGGCCCATCTCCGCATAGTAGAAGTTTCCAATCAGTGTTGTAAATGCAAAGAGGCAGAGGGCTAACGTAATGAAAATCGTTCCGAAGCCGCCCAATGAATTGGCCACTGCAGCCTGTACATAGCTCATACCTGCCATCTCTTTTGTCGGTGCAACACCCGAGCAGAGAAGCATAAATGCAGTTGCGGTACAGATGACGATCGTATCGATATAAACGGAAAGCATCTGAACAAGGCCCTGTTTTACAGGATGGGAAACTCCGGCAGATGCCGCAGCGTTAGGCGCGGAACCAACACCGGCCTCGTTGGAGAATAAACCTCTCTTGATACCCTGCATAATAGCAGAACCGGCAAAGCCTCCGAAAATCGCCCTGAAATCAAAAGCGCCTTTTACGATGCTAGCAATCATTCCCGGAACCATGTTGATATGGGTAATAACAATAAACAGTGAAACTGCGATATAGAATAATCCCATCACCGGTACGAGCACGCCCGTTACCTTAGAGATCTGTTTTCCGCCGCCGAAAATACAGAATAAGAAAGCAAGCGCCAGAACACCGCCCACAATCTTAGGTGTCAGTGACGGATCATAAAAGCTGTATGCTTTAAATGTATCTGCGATGTTGAATGCGGCTACCATGTTGAAACCGCCCATGTAAGTTACGATTAAAACAACGGCAAACAAAATGCCGATCCAGCGTTTTTTCAGAACTGCCTGAATATAGTATGCAGGTCCGCCGTAAGAACTTCCGTCATCTGCCCTTTTCTTATAAATCTGGGCCAGGGTACTCTCCACAAATGCGGAGGCGCTGCCCAAAAGTGCGGTCAGCCACATCCAAAACATGGCTCCCGGGCCGCCGATACAGAGGGCGGTGGAAATACCCGCGATATTGCCGGTACCGACACGAGATGCGGTGGAAACCATCAGAGCCTGGAAGGATGAGATCGATTTATCATCATCTTTTGGCTCCATTACGACACGGATGGCCTCCTTCAAATAGCGGAACTGGATAAATTTCGTTTTCACGGTAAAATAAATTCCTGCTCCGAGCAGCAGTACAATCAATATGTAGCTGTAAAGCCAGTTGCTGAGTAAACCAATAATTTTTGCGTACAATATATACACCTTCCCTTTCCTTTTTTCGCCCCATCATTACCGCTTTCCGCCAGAAACCCATTTCCCCGGAAAAGGTTATTCTGAAGCGTTCCCTACAGAGTGTCCTCGGCAAACATATGCAGCCGCAATTTCTCCGACAAATATTTTAACATATATCTGCCTGCAATGCTATTCCCTTTTTGATCCAGAGCGGGGCCGTAGATTCCGATGCCCATCTTCTTTTCAACCACTGAAAGGATTCCCCCTCCGACTCCACTCTTGGATGGAATTCCGACCTGCACGGCGAACTCCCCCGAACCGTCGTACATTCCACAGGTCAGCATAATTGTCTTTACCACTCTCACTACATCTGCATCCAGCAGTCTTTCTCCCGTCTCCGGATGGATTCCGCCTCCGGCCAGGACCATTCCCAGTCCCGCCAGGCTTTCCGCCGTCACACTCAGGGAGCACATTTTCACATAGAGATCCAGGCTCTTTTCCACATCGCTGTCTATAATCCCCTTGCTTTCCAGCAGATAAGCGATGGCCCTGTTTCTCGCACTGTGCGTCATCTCCGAACGGCAGACTTTCTCATCCAGGACAATTCCCGGATCCAGACAGAGCTTTCTGGCAAACTGAAGCATTTCTTCAAAGCTGACCACCGGCATCAAATAGCTGGCCACAGCAATCGCGCCTGAATTAATCATCGGATTATATGGATAATTGCTGGAAAGATCCAGCTTCACCAGGGAATTAAATGCGTCGCCGGAGGGCTCCATGCCCACTTTGGCGAACACCTTATCAAATCCGCAGACTTCCAGCGCCGCCGCCAGGGATATCACCTTTGATATACTCTGGATGGTAAAACGGATATCTGTGTCTCCTGCTTTGAATACTTCCCCTCCGGCAGTATAGATGCAGATTCCCAGATGATTTTTGTCTACATTGCCAAGCTCCGGTATGTAAGATGCCGTCTCTCCGTGGACAATTTCCTTCCTGCCTTCCTCCAATGCCTTTTCAAGCATTTCCTGAACCATTTCTTCTCCTCCTTTCCGCCCGATACCGGCCTGTTGATATAATAATTATAACTCTTATTAACAAATTTGTATAATGCTAAATGAATATAACATTATAGCAAAAAGGTTGAACGGGAGTGGGGGTGAAAAATGAGGACGCCGATGTAAGGATGGCGGGCAACGTTCCTACAGGGGCTGATAGAAGCGCATATTTTCAATAAGAGCAGAATACTCTGCCGCTTGTCACATAAGCACGAATTATACTCCGTATTACTCACCTCAATATATCTAATTTGTAAGAAATACTCCCTTTCTTTTTGTGTATTATTAAACAAAAACTCCTCAGAAGACCGCCTGTTTCTTCAGGATCATTTCTCAACCTGCTGTTTCCCGGTGGCCCGTTGTGTTTCCTGTTATGCCTATAATCAACACTTATACTTTCTATAAATTGCACAGATTGGACTATTTTCTTTAATGTTTATACACTTAATGGAGTAACCCCCAATAAATCAAGGTTATTTATTGAAAGCGGAGGTGATGCCGAACAGTTTAGTAACTGTAATTTTACTATTTTGCATATGGGCAAAAACAACTATCAAATGTATCAGGAGGAAAAATTTATGAACACAACGAGTTACAATGTTATCAGCGACCCGCTGCTGCAAAGCGTGGTACAGGACGGCATGCGAATAGACTGGGATGTTCCCGTTGTAATGCCGGACGGTGTTACTCTGCGTGCTGATGTATTCCGGCCAAATGACGGCGGCAGATATCCTGCCCTGCTGACTTATGGTCCTTATGGAAAAAATCTGCATATGAAGGATGGTTTTGAAGCAAGCTGGAACATCTTAAAGCAGAACTATCCTGAAATTTTCGAGGGAACTACAGGTAAGTATATGTGCTGGGAAACAGCCGATCCAGAAAAATGGGTGCCGGACGGCTACGCCATTGTCCGTATTGATTCACGGGGCGCCGGACGCTCAGAAGGATATCTGGCCTGTGCCAGCCCCCAGGAAATCCAGGATTTTTATGACTGTATCGAATTTTTTGCAGAACAGCCCTGGTGCAATGGAAATATCGGCTTGGCCGGCATTTCCTATTTCGCTGTCAATCAGTGGCAGGTTGCCAGCCTGAATCCCCCTCATTTAAAGGCAATCTGCCCCTTTGAAGGCAACACGGATGCCTTCCGTGATAATCTGCGCCATGGCGGAATTTTCAGCGACTTCCGCGCGATGTGGTACCCCGGTCAGGTACTGAGGCAGCAGCACGGACTTGGCGTGAAAGGTCCGGTCAGCTCCATGAACGGTGTGCTAGTCAATGGTCCGGAGACTCTGTCCGAAGAGGAACTGCTGCAAAACCGGGCCGATCCTTCCCTGGACCCCCGGAGTATCGAAGTATTAAACCCGCAGTTCGAACAAAAGCTGACTGCCCTGGAGAAAATCACGGTTCCGGTTCTCTCCTGCGGCAACTGGGGAGGAAACGGCCTGCATCTGCGCGGTAATGTAGAGGGATACAACCGTGTCTCCTCCAAACAAAAGTGGCTGGAGCTTCACGGACGTGAGCATTTTACAGAGTTCTATACAGACTACGGAGTTTGCCTGCAGAAAAGATTCTTTAACTATTTCCTGAAAGGCGAGGGAAACTGGCCAGATGAACAGTCTCCAGTCTATCTGCGTATCAAGCATGTGGATGGCTCCTTTACCGACCGTGCTGAGCAAGAATTCCCTCTGGCACGTACAAATTGGACCAAATTCTATCTGGATACGGTAAACGGCTCCTTTGAGACCTCTCTTCAGACAGAAGGCAGCGCTGCTTATAAAGCCGATTCATCCAGTTTATCCTTCTTCACGGCCCCACTCAGGAAAGACGTGGAAATTACCGGGCCGGCTGCTGCTAAGCTCTTTATATCCTCGACTACCCAGGATGCCGATATTTTTATGATATTCCGAGTATTAGATCCGGAGGGCAACGACGTTACCACCATCTCCGCTTCTGACCAGGAAGGTAATCTTGGCACCGGATGGCTGCGCGCCTCTCACCGTAAGCTGGATACTGAAAAGAGTAAATTCTACAGGCCATGGCATACACATCATGAAAAGGAGATGCTGACACCCAATGAGGTCTATGAACTGGATGTGGAAATTTGGCCGCTGTGCATGACGGTGCCGGCCGGATACCGTTTTGGTTTTACAATCAGCGGCAGAGATTTTTCCCTTCCCATCGCAGCCGATCATACCAGTAATGGCGACTGGAACGTGGACGTGAAGGTTGACAAGGCCAGGGGCCATTCCATCTACACGCACAGCATCGAATATGCTCAGTACGATCCGGACGGGCTCTATTCTGGCAATACTACTGTCTATTCCGATCAGGAGCATGCGTCCTATGTGCTGCTTCCGGTCATTGACTGAACGGAGGATAATGCATGAATAAAAAAATACATTATGGATGGTTTATCGTCGCAGCGTGTTTTCTGATTAATTTTTGCATAATCGGAATCACTTCCCTTGGCGTTTCCGTATTTTTGCCCGCTCTTCGGACAAAGCTCGGATTGACCGGCGCACAAAGTTCATTCGTTCTTTCCATTCAGGGAATCACCACCATCGTGACTCTGAAAATCGCCGGTTCCTTTTATAAAAAATACAGCCCCCGTGTTGTCTGTTTTGTATTCGGTATTTTTGCCGTACTCGGTTTTCTGGTTATGGCCCATTCCCAGTCAATAGGAATGCTGTATGCAGGCGCTGCTCTCACCGGTTTAACTCTTGGAGGAGGCGGCCATATTCCAACCACTTCCCTGGTTAACCGCTGGTTTTCCCAGAAGCGCGGAACTGCCATAGGCATATATTCCGTAGGAGCCAGTATGTCGGGAATCCTGTTTATACCGATTATCTCCTGGGTTATCCAGAGCCGTTCACTGATGACGGCCTTCTATGTGACAGCCATTCTGATTCTGGCCTGCCAGTGCACCGCCTTCCTGATTATCCGCGACTCACCTGCCGATAAAGGACTTAAGCCATTTGGCTACGGAGATGCGCCGGCAGCGGCAAATAAGGCACCGGCCGCTGCTTCGGCAAGCGGCATCACTTATCGTGAGGCTCACAGAATGCCGCGGTATTATCTCCTGGCATTTGTCATATTTGCAATTGGCTTTACCGTGAAACCGGCGCTCAGCCACCGAATGATATATGCCGTCAGTATCGGTTTTGATCAGCTTGCGGTGTCGGCCGCTATCTCAGTTGCCAGTATGGTCAGCTTTGTTACAACGCCAATCTACGGTATGCTGAAAGATAGATTCGGTACTTACACCTCCAACTGGTACATTTTCACTATGTGGACCCTGGCGCTTCTAAGCTTTAACCTGATTACTGATAGCCCGTCTATGATTTACGCCGTCTGTGTAATCTGTACGTTCGGCTCAGTTATAGGAAGCATGAGCTCCCCGTTTTGGGTTACCGACTTATTCGGAACGCGTGACTACGGACAGATTTATTCCGATATGCTGATCTTTTCTAACATCGGTATTATTGTCGGCTCCTATGCCTTCGGCGCAATCGCCGACTTGACAGGAACGTATTTGTCCGGCTATCAAATCTGTGCGGTGCTTGTCGTGATATGTCTTATTATTACTCAATCTTTATACAGAAGCCAGAGCAGAAAAGCCGTTATGCCAGAAACTGCCACTGCCAAATAAAAGGTTCCCGTAAAATAAATGTGCTGCCAAACCGGTAAAATGGCTGGCAGCATCTTTATTTTAATGTATATTGATATTTTTTGTCCGCACAGATGAGGATGCTTTTCTCCCGTAATCGCCGCCTGTCGTTATCTTCAAAAGTGCCACCAGACGCTCCATGTAAGGTTCCAGGCGTTTGGCTTCACTTTTCTTCCACGCTACAATAAATGGATAAGACAACCCTCCCAGCGGAATCAGTCTTAAAGCGGGATCGTCAATTCTCCCGGTCAGTGTAAAAGTTATGCTGTCGTTCATCATCAGATATTTCCGCAGTGTGAAATAATCAACCTTACGGAATTGAAAGGGCAGATCAATTCCGTTTGTCCTGAGATGTTTCTGTATATCCCTTGTAAGCATGGTCTTTTTCAGAGATTCCGGCCAGTAACAGGTTAATCCGTTTAAGTCCGGCCATTTAACAGTATCGAGGCCGGCCAGCGGACCGTCTTTATTGACAAGACCGCTAAGCGGCAGATAGTACAGCTTTCTGTAGTTGATATTCTTATTCAGATAAAACTTTTCCGTATCGACAATATTGATTATATCAAGTTCTCCGTTCAGCAGCTTTTCCTTGATCAGAAGACGGTTGTCAATCTCCACCTCTATGCGGACATCGGGAAATGACATTCGCAGCATTTCCATCGTCTTTTTTATCTGGAGCGATTCATGACCGTCACTGAAGCCAATCCTGATTGGTTTCTCCGACACTTCTTTATAATTTTCCTTCAGTTCATGGATAGACTGGTCAATCTGACCCAGGAAGAGTTTCGCGTCTTCAAGAAATTTAATTCCCGCATCTGTAAGCAGCAGCTTCCCCTTATTGCGGCTGAATAATTTTACCCCGATTTCCTTCTCCAGTTGTGCAATTTTCTGGCTCAACAGCGGCTGCGAAACATTCAGAATTTCCGCTGCCCTCACCATCGTCTGAGACTCCACTACCAGTATGAAGCACTGAAAATGCTGTAAGGTTAACGTCAAATAGCTCGGATTTTCCAAATAAACACCCCAATTCTTTCGTAAACAGATTTTGCGTACATACCTATTCTTCTTAGATACTTTAACTATAACATATCTGTAATCACCGACCAAGTAAAATCTTCTGTATTTACTGAAGCAGGACGGAACAAAACTCATCCATGCTCAATTTGCTGAAATAATCCCTGATATTGCTCCCTCTCAGCCTGTCCCGAACTTCATCCTCCCTCAGCCTGGCTCCCTCCAGAAGAGCCGACAGGTTTACAGAATCCCCATTTCCAAAATAATCTCCGTAGAACTCAATTCTCTGGATGATGCCTCCGCTTACATCCATGTAAACTTCGATTTGTCCAACCCCCTCCACTCTCCGTCTTTTTTGAATCCCACAGTCGGGCGACCTGCCAAAGTTCCAGTCCCACCGGTCATAGACCTCCCTCTTAAGC is part of the [Clostridium] symbiosum genome and encodes:
- a CDS encoding RsiV family protein, whose translation is MRRIKIKRKIKNYTAAAAVTALAALMPIAVTGCKRQVEVDMTAATAETETVPGTGAVQDVDIRKDTLTATGSTETMVESGRHLFFKYDGSIWSLDKATDKLTQVKTFEEGETNESFWVYRGNLYYDVSSADEEGGAFVYGLYKKDLETGEETHLMDPVNQASGIYASEDVLYIRGYNMNQAFALKEDGSLGEELDSNQTVYGRIPEGCHELYSGMLPFMVEHYGYMPVQNDSCLVIAGADGSGAKEVPEVTNTSSVLFDKDGFFVLFQDGSGNTQCYRYDAKTLEKTLLFASSDNPQLIQYRDGYLYYLTSKVYQTVSEGTRFYKVNAETGEVTKAASINTEPGTLNMYDYDGNFFVSEDSIYCQELKDYGVYIGKTDLGTGEEKKLLEPALYQSSIRELGHVEAEKKEIPFSGSGTTAMEIYIETMVFDGDSDAVKAMNRTMEERRAALLSYSDEMASYMDESLSYRDDFHLSTLIYEIAAINYLDDNLVCVEADGYEYSGGAHDMPFKDYFVFNRKTGERMKLNDLVDNSVEELQSIVGRAFRELAEKTNFAFESPEDLEHTIADDVSFDSAFYITPEGVVFYYAPYEIASYAEGFPEVTIPYSELKMKK
- a CDS encoding alanine/glycine:cation symporter family protein, whose amino-acid sequence is MYAKIIGLLSNWLYSYILIVLLLGAGIYFTVKTKFIQFRYLKEAIRVVMEPKDDDKSISSFQALMVSTASRVGTGNIAGISTALCIGGPGAMFWMWLTALLGSASAFVESTLAQIYKKRADDGSSYGGPAYYIQAVLKKRWIGILFAVVLIVTYMGGFNMVAAFNIADTFKAYSFYDPSLTPKIVGGVLALAFLFCIFGGGKQISKVTGVLVPVMGLFYIAVSLFIVITHINMVPGMIASIVKGAFDFRAIFGGFAGSAIMQGIKRGLFSNEAGVGSAPNAAASAGVSHPVKQGLVQMLSVYIDTIVICTATAFMLLCSGVAPTKEMAGMSYVQAAVANSLGGFGTIFITLALCLFAFTTLIGNFYYAEMGLGFICNKTPSKNLLHGFRILAAVIVCFGATIEFGVAWDTADVLMGLMAIINLPVIILLAKPAVRCMNDYIQQKKAGKNPVFKAADIQLEDKTDFWN
- a CDS encoding cupin domain-containing protein, whose translation is METVIKKNANGGDGEISVKYILNEEEMNGKGKMFSEVTIAPGCSLGYHEHVGNSETYYIIRGEGEYNDNGTIRTVVPGDRTFTPNGYSHGMANKGDTDLVFMALIIYD
- the uraA gene encoding uracil permease, yielding MESHRIIQVEEKVPFNLLVPLSIQHMFAMFGASVLVPFLFGINPAIVLFMNGVGTLLFILVTKGKAPAYLGSSFAFLAPAGIVIEKFGYAYALGGFVAVGFCGCILAFIIYKFGSEWIDIVLPPAAMGPVVALIGLELSGTAANNAGLLDEVIDPKKMIVFLVTLGVAVFGSILFRGFLSVIPILIAVIMGYVAAIACGLVDFAPVANAPVFAIPNFSSPKFNPEAIMIILPVILVITSEHIGHQVVTSKIVGRDLLKDPGLHRSLFGDNFSTMLSGFIGSVPTTTYGENIGVMAVTRVYSVRVIAGAAVLSIVCSFIGKLSMLISTIPGPVIGGISFLLYGMIGTSGLRILVDSRVDYGNSRNLALTSVIFVTGLSGIKLSIGNIQMTGMVLACVVGMILSLIFHVLDKLKLTNE
- a CDS encoding exonuclease SbcCD subunit D: MKFFHISDLHIGRQMNGYGLKDSQESALAQIVEYAADQRPDAVLICGDIYDKSVPSAEAYTVFDLFLNCLSAVRPSMPVLIIAGNHDSPERLSYASSFLGRHQIHISALPPSSPEDRLKKITLEDEWGKVNFYLFPFIKPGYVRHLFEEGKVTGYDSAFRAVLEREEISKEERNVLLAHQFFVSGTGEPSVCDSESVILTSGGLDQIDVSALSAFDYAALGHLHGPQKVGEERFRYSGTPYKYSVSEEHHHKAVMMVTLEEKGTLKTESLPLICRPDVRRIRGPLEDVLAASDGERRGDFVSITLTDETEAYDMKDQLQEAYDRILEIRIDNERTRKKLMEDGEEIKIPDPFEAFCRFYEAIRHCPMTGEQETILRGVLEEIE